GCTTTTGTCCTCTTCTCTCAGCGTGTATTTCTTGAGCGGTTTTTTGGTTGTTAGTTTTATCTTTCTTTTCGAATTTGACTTCACCTAAAGAATATAGTCTCTCTATTCTGCGGACAGACTCCATTGCTCTTGTGTATGATTTGGAATCTGAAATAGTATTACCATCATAATCGACTCTTGAAGCACAAATATGAATGTGTTCATACTCCTTGTCAAAGTGCCGAATGATTGAATATGGAGCGTTTGAAAACCCCATGTCACTCATGAATATATCAGCACATTCTCTCCATTGCTGACTGGTTAGACTTTCATCTATTGGCAGGCTTAGACTACCATGAAAGACCTTGTTTTTAAGCCTTTTGTTTTGATCAGAGACACATTTAAAAGCTTCTATTTGGTCTTCGACTTCAATGTCGCCCATATTGTCACCAAGGTTTTTATATTCTCTTTCATGAACTAAATATTTCATTAGCTTAGTGAAATTAGTTCCGACTTTAACCTTGGCTATCATTTGATTTGTTGATTGATTCGATCCAGTTGATCTTTTAGTTCCCGTAATTCTTTTATTCGAGCTATTGCTGCAAATCTGGCGGTATTGCTGCCTGAGTTTAAAGCCTTACTTATTTGGTTCAGATTATTTCCTATTCTGTATAAGTCAGATTTTATTCCCTTCATGATTGGGTAAGAGATATGGCTAGGTTTTGATCTTTTAATCCCTATCAAGATCAAATCTAGAAGTCCTATTTTATGCAAGTCACAATATTTTCTTATCTCCTTAGCATCAATGTCAGAGCATCGAAAAGTCAGCACTTTTGATCTTAGTTTTTCTTTGTTGATTCTAGGTCTTGCCATTTTACTTTTTCAAACGGAGTGTAGAAAAAGCGAGCGTAATTGTAATTCGAAACATAGTTTTGTATTACAATTACATTGCTCGCTCTCCTCATCAAATCGGTCAAGGGACCTTTTTGAAGAGGAGTTAAAAACATTTTTGTTGTTTACTTTTTGCGACCTTTGGACTGCTCTTGCTTCTTGATAAATTCCGGTCGTTCTATTAATTCTGAATCATATTGCTGAACAAAAACTTCAATTGCCTTTTCAATAATTTGACTGTAGCTGGAATCCTCATTCTTGCAGTTTTCTGTCCAGGTCAAATTTTTGATTGTTTCGATTGTCTCCAAATTCAAATTTCTAATCAGAAAGTTCTTTCTTATACAAGGAGTAGATAATGGCTTTCTTTCTATTGCATCAAATCTATTTTCAATAGCCTTCTTTGGAGCTGTTGAAAATAAGTCAACATCAACAGTTTTACTTTGGGGCCTTTTAGCCTGTGCTTTAAACTTTTCTCGGCTCATTTTGAATACGGTTTAGAATTTCATTGACTAGTTCTCTATAGTCTGCCAACCCCTTAAATGGTGAACTTTTCTTTACCAGTTGAGAAGATCTTTTGATGTCATCATGAGTTGACAATTCTCTACCCATTTGCGTGGCTTCTTGGATGGTGATATTCTCGTTGATCTTAGTTTTAAATAGATCCTTATGATAGTTGGTTTCGAACCATTCTACCATGTCAGAATGTATTGCGGTATTCTTCCTGTACCTAGTTACAAAAAGGCCCAACAGTTTTAAGTCTGTATTTAGTTTAGCAGACACAATTGCATCTAAATTCTCTATTATATTATTGATACCATTAACAGAGAAGTTATGCGCCTCAGATGGGATTAGTACATAATCACTTGCCGCAAGAGCATTCTGCGTAATTATTTCCCTATTCGGAGGACAATCCATCAAAATGAAGTCCGCTTTGTCTGTCAC
This is a stretch of genomic DNA from Reichenbachiella ulvae. It encodes these proteins:
- a CDS encoding relaxase/mobilization nuclease domain-containing protein — encoded protein: MIAKVKVGTNFTKLMKYLVHEREYKNLGDNMGDIEVEDQIEAFKCVSDQNKRLKNKVFHGSLSLPIDESLTSQQWRECADIFMSDMGFSNAPYSIIRHFDKEYEHIHICASRVDYDGNTISDSKSYTRAMESVRRIERLYSLGEVKFEKKDKTNNQKTAQEIHAERRGQKLIKTKIKDAIHASIKQGSGKKLETFVSSVFDQLRKQGIKVVRHKHKNGNVYGLSFEMDGKVFKSSKLGKKYQLKPLFQTMNVAFKRHLLTIEKQQHKKTFNKPNIGLTKSVNQLSNHLKQQSYEAELEEDEITGNRRKRDLGM
- a CDS encoding MobC family plasmid mobilization relaxosome protein, whose translation is MARPRINKEKLRSKVLTFRCSDIDAKEIRKYCDLHKIGLLDLILIGIKRSKPSHISYPIMKGIKSDLYRIGNNLNQISKALNSGSNTARFAAIARIKELRELKDQLDRINQQIK
- a CDS encoding ParA family protein — encoded protein: MSIIISIANEKGGVAKTTSTGSIGSILSRLNYKVILVDLDPQADLTISLDVEAEDRNIFDCLFHHKKIVANKVNENLILVGGDPRLTPLDFMDSIKNDKDFQIEDPRLILKSLLKQVTDKADFILMDCPPNREIITQNALAASDYVLIPSEAHNFSVNGINNIIENLDAIVSAKLNTDLKLLGLFVTRYRKNTAIHSDMVEWFETNYHKDLFKTKINENITIQEATQMGRELSTHDDIKRSSQLVKKSSPFKGLADYRELVNEILNRIQNEPRKV